The Fundulus heteroclitus isolate FHET01 unplaced genomic scaffold, MU-UCD_Fhet_4.1 scaffold_195, whole genome shotgun sequence genome segment ggggactgcCATGGAGAGATGGATAACAGAAGAcagcccagtgctgaactgaaggcagagggaggtttaaatagagcacttaacaggtggaacaagggtctggctaattaactggtaaattgttatcaggtgtgactgactgctgaggaggtgaaatgaagatgacagaaaataactgatgaaaatgaaaactaacaataaataaagtcaaaccaaacccaaatgagatgaaaaaaattaaaataacaaaaaaacaaagccaaaccaaaaactcaaccatgacacaaacaacagaaaaaaaaacaaaaaaaaaaaacaataaaaaaacagcggCAGAGACAGGGAGACTTGGTTGAGAGATAGTTCAGGGTTTTCAATGTCCAGAATCAGAAGACACAGGATAATCTGgcaggagaaagagagggaggCAAAATCCACTGGAACGAGACAAGTCAATAAAATTCACGCAGTCAAGGAACTCTGGATGGTTTACACACACAATGGCTCTCAAGAATCTGGCAGCTAACCACTGGGAGAGCAGGTATAAATAGTGgttataacagaaataaaatgaacatccagagaacatcactatgtaatgctgtttatctgaattaacacaatatttcgattaacaaatcctctctactaggctagtgaaacttaactaaactactaagcaaaatgaagataaaaagaagctaagctaaggaactatttacgcgcaaaaacaaacaaaagacaaaacaaaagtggtcgATCATAATCAAACTAATTtggtgaatccttgttcactgcagatctgataaaagaaaacatggagtacagttaaaaacatttggcatgtatttcaatccatacacaatgcaaagcccaagttaatcagaacattatttgatgaaatagtatttgtttaagttaaagaaccaaagttcaccttaaagaatgtgaattgtggTTAGATTaacttaactaattcagaacaacatttgacatgtgtttcaatccattcacaatgcaaagcacaagttaaccagaacattattttgagaaaataacattctggttactgatttgcccagtaaaatcatttaacccattacgaccgagtttgttaattcgattctccctccgggcgtctggggtcgctgtagcaaatcggtggctaagaggATACAatataaagttatcaaaattgcctttaccaacattaatattggatagtaatgcggggataaggctcataacaccatcgaaggatggcggagccgaacgattaagctttgtgctttaaacaaactccttttgaaatgtccgggaCCGGATGTTAGCGAGGCTAATAGCAttaaggctagcgtgagctacctgttagcccttttgttctaaacaccatgtgtccaacggtttacaagacatttcccaataaaccttttacttcaccctcagctccctgtccaaacctgtcctttatctcgtgtcagttctgtccagtttggccattcacggaaggagcgttgaaggagggaagttgttggcttGTTGTTGGTGGGCTAGCgttagctctgcagcagcatgtgggcTAACCACAGTGTGTGGAGGGAATGGAGGTCTGAAGGTCCTCCAGGCAgcctctgacccggttgcagtccGATTTGAGCAGGGTTTTTTCTCAGTGGGTCATTCTGCTGGCTTTTCAGTGGAATCTGGGGTTCTCTTccctgtacaggctgaggagaaatacaacaaaactgtttttgcaTGCAGGATCCTTCTTCCTGCATCTGattatgaggttaagacagcaaacttaaCTCTGATCTGCCTGGACATGTTCTCCGGGCGACGAGAGGCTCTCTCCAGATGCTGGATGTGCGTGGGTCAGGCCTGACCAGGGCCTCATGGTCCAGGCCTTCTCCTTTGTCTCAGCAGTAAGGAAGGTCCAGGGAGGTGAGTTCCACAGAACGGCTGCTCTGGGGAATATGTAGCTTTTGGGTCTTCCGTCAtatggctgctgaggaaggaGACCCCCGCCCCAACTTCTCCTTGGGAGCCCCAGAGGAGTGTGTCTCAGGAGCTTGGAGTCAGTGAGAGGTCgcaggagagaagagagagtctgtgtctgtgggaggaaggttttaTAGCAAGAGAGAACCACTGCTGGGAAGAAGGGCCGTCCAAGCTGTGAGGGTCTGATGTTGCAtccagagtggaattcctttgtgtCCCCCTCCATACtacatgttcagaattcaatctgagatcaattattcatcatggcgtaATTATAGCATAACAAGTCAAACTACACTGGACCGCAGCAAATCAGAATTGAAAAGTTGCATGGATGACTGTCCTCTGCAGTGGTGGTCAAAAAGACAAGACTCATACCCTATACTAGCACTTATTGCCTGCAAATGTCCCTCAGCCCACGGTACCCTGTTAGACACTGTTCTCCCTCTCAGACCACATCATTCAGGAAAAGAGAGCTCCTCTGTCTTCTGTTAAGACTGGTGTGCCTTAGTAGTTGCTCAATTTTGTTTCCAAGCTATAGCTGAAATGCTCTGCAAGTTTCTAAATTGCAGTTCACACTAAACCAGACTGATTTTCAAactgattttagtttttttgttttttcagtcaCAAAAGGAAATACGGTAACACACTTTGGTTATCATGATGTGCTTTTTATGCAAAAGTAAATAGCAATTATAAAGTGCCTTTTGTTAAATTGGTGACTAAATTAAATACTTAAATTATCTCTTTTATAAGCTGTCTGAAAATCTGATTAATTGCGATTGATTTTATAACAGATttgcaattaattaattattttgtattaatcGATTAGAAGCcctataaaaaatattattcaataGAGCATGCTGTATGAACACTTGGAAatattggaaaatgttttttgattatttctgcCAGTTCGTTTGATCACTCTGTCACTAAAATATTATATCAGAAACATAGATGTCTTTTCAAATAATTGTATGCCTTGTATGTTATCTATTTTAGATTATTATCATAATAATCACCAAATGCTAAAGCCAGATGGAATCTGGCATTATATTTGCATTCTCAACAAATGTAAATTATTTGGTGGAAATGTGAGATGcaagaaatgttttaagaaaaaacacaaaataaaatcaaagtagCAACAATAAGATCATGTTTATACTGGTAACATAGTAAAGATTAACCTAACATAAGTCACTGAGAGAGCCGATAGACGTAGGTCAAGTCAGCGTTGTTTACCCATGTAAGTGAAAAATATGACTCATAAAACGTAAATGTTTCAAACACAgccatattaaacatatttgaaTCAAATGGAGAGTGAAAGAGAATGGTGTTGTTAGACTGAACTTTGGTTTTAAGTGcaaaggtgaaaaaagaaacaaaaggtaaaacattaaaaaaatccaaggCGGGGAACTAACCACACGCAGTCTTCTTTTTAATGCTTCAAAGGATTATTTTTGCAAGGCCAGAGAAAACAGGAACGTTTTTTGATTATATGATACTCtttaattaaagagaaaaaatccACTTGCTGTTTATTTCTGGCCTAGTTGCATTAAAGAGAAATTGAagcaaagaagcagaaagagatTTTTGGATATCTATGATGATGGAAAAAGTCGGGTTAACATAAACACATAACAAGGATCCTCCACTAGATACTGTTTTAAGCATCTGGGTGAACGTCTGAATCATCGGACTTCCTTGGCGCAGACGGAAGGAAGACGGACAGAACATTTGTAGTCATCCCAGCATTTTTCATCTATcggagcaaaaggaaaacagtcaacatcacagaaacaaaaccctgaagAGGTCTACACGGTATCATAATTATGGTAAAAGTTGATATAGTGAAATGTCTTATCCCTAAAATAGTCTGTAAAAGATCCTGCCGTTAGTCCAGTAAATATGTCTATGGTAGCTACAAAGAATAACTGCAGAGTAAAGCAACTTATCACCTAAGAGTCCTTTTGTCAactataaaaacacactcatatTGGATGATCTCTTTCACCTGAATAGTTCATCTGCAAACAGTGCTGGTATCCTCCATAATTATTAGGCTCTCCAGGACACCAGTTTGTATAGTGCAGAGGGCTTCCATCGCTCCAAAACCAAACCCTTGTCTGAAAGAAAGATTTCAGTAGATGACATGGTTCATCCaatgtttcacaaaataatGAATACATAAATTGTACTGTTGAAAATACCTCCTGTGCGTTAGTGCCTCCAATCCATGTTCTTCCGGATCCGTAAGTTGCCATAGTTATCACAGACTGAACCTGACGGTACTCATTCATGTCATGAACTGATGCCAGGTTTGCTCCCATGGACAGACAGTTTTTCTACAGAAAAACACAGCATGATGTGGCAAATTAGTAGCTGGGTGTTGTTAATAAAGAACTATGAAACTTTGAAAAGAAAGATTAAAAGAAGATAAAAGgacaatgttgttttaaatcacCTCAGCTCCAGCCCAAGTCATGCTCCTGGTAACATATTGGAAGCAGCGATTGTTGATCAGAGACCAGCCGATAGGACATGAAGGACTCATGGCCACAACAACTTTTGATGAGAAACAAATGGAGCGTCTCAGTTAAACATGTTGTAGCTGCCATTAGTTTAATATTATCTTTATTTAATATGACAGGTTATAAGACCAAGATaagacaaagtcaaatttatccaaaaaaaagaaaatatatatataactgtgATGATTTGCTATGGTTGAATCCAATGTAAGCCAGACACAGAGCTGATGCTGAAAGGGGTTTTAATCAACAGAATCCAAGAGGCAAAAAGGCGGTCttcaggcaggcaaacagaaccaggctgggactaaacaaactcaaaaacagGAGGGCACAAAACAGTTCGGGCACAGAACGGAGTTTAAATGGAGGTGAGAACAGGTGAAATCATTGAAAGTtaattgcaggcagggtggagactgaacaggtgtgctgagtagtaattggatcagctccagtgccagaaacattACAATAACAGTATATTCATGAgatgtatatttaaatattaaattccTGGTTTGTCACAATCAATAATGAGACaatctgatttgttttgtttaaaatggtcTCTCAATTAAAGTAATAATGGTAATAGTAATATatcagtaatagtaatatcatctttacatttaaacatacattacaacgaaatttgttctctgcttttaacccatcacccttgggagcagtgggctgccatgtgccgcgcccggggagcaatcaaAGAGCAAAGAGCTTATAATAGAGGTAAAAGGTTGgctaacacaaacacaaaaaataacccAATGAATAGTTTGCATGTAGTTTAAAAGGACCAGGAATACAGTTTAAGATAATTAATCTACTTCGTTATCTGaagaaaaagtatgttttaatgCTACAAGGAGACATACATGTCCTATTTATTATGGTTTAGCTAGGGTTCCTAACCGTCTTGCTGGGGAATAAAACAATGAGAAAAAACAGACCCGCTCACCTGGATCAGGGGAGCCATCATCTGGAATAGCTGTGGATATTAAAAACAGGAGTTAGTGAGACTCTGGGTGTCTTAGTTTCTACTACATAGCTGAATACTTAAGAAATGCTCACGGTCAGCTCTGGTCTGAGCCATCACAGAGAAAACCAGGACACACACAGCCAGCAGCTTCATGATGAGTTGATGAGATGA includes the following:
- the LOC118558999 gene encoding ladderlectin-like, which encodes MKLLAVCVLVFSVMAQTRADPIPDDGSPDPVVVAMSPSCPIGWSLINNRCFQYVTRSMTWAGAEKNCLSMGANLASVHDMNEYRQVQSVITMATYGSGRTWIGGTNAQETRVWFWSDGSPLHYTNWCPGEPNNYGGYQHCLQMNYSGERDHPI